A genomic stretch from Vibrio coralliilyticus includes:
- the rho gene encoding transcription termination factor Rho, with protein sequence MNLTELKNRPVSDLVKLGESLGLENLARLRKQDIIFAILKAHAKSGEDIFGDGVLEILQDGFGFLRSADSSYLAGPDDIYVSPSQIRRFNLRTGDSIAGKIRPPKDGERYFALLKVNTVNDDKPDNARNKILFENLTPLHANERMVMERGNGSTEDITARVLDLASPIGKGQRGLIVAPPKAGKTMLLQNIAQSIAYNHPECELMVLLIDERPEEVTEMQRLVKGEVVASTFDEPASRHVQVAEMVIEKAKRLVEHKKDVVILLDSITRLARAYNTVVPSSGKVLTGGVDANALHRPKRFFGAARNVEEGGSLTILATALVDTGSKMDEVIYEEFKGTGNMEIHLNRKIAEKRVFPAIDFNRSGTRREELLTKNEELQKMWILRKIVHPMGEIDAMEFLIDKLAMTKTNDEFFDAMRRQ encoded by the coding sequence ATGAATCTAACAGAACTGAAGAACAGACCTGTGTCTGATCTTGTCAAACTTGGCGAAAGCTTGGGCCTTGAAAACCTGGCACGTCTAAGAAAGCAAGACATCATCTTCGCCATCCTTAAAGCACATGCAAAAAGTGGAGAAGATATTTTTGGCGACGGGGTTCTGGAAATACTTCAAGACGGTTTTGGCTTCTTGCGTAGCGCAGACAGTTCTTACTTGGCAGGTCCAGACGATATCTATGTCTCTCCAAGTCAAATCCGCCGTTTCAACCTTCGTACTGGTGACTCGATTGCCGGTAAGATTCGTCCACCAAAAGACGGCGAGCGTTACTTTGCTCTGTTGAAAGTTAATACAGTTAATGATGACAAGCCGGATAACGCACGTAATAAGATTCTATTTGAAAACTTAACGCCACTGCACGCCAATGAGCGTATGGTGATGGAACGTGGTAACGGTTCGACAGAAGATATTACAGCTCGTGTTTTAGACTTAGCCTCTCCAATCGGTAAAGGTCAGCGTGGTCTAATCGTAGCTCCGCCAAAAGCGGGTAAAACAATGCTGCTGCAAAACATTGCTCAAAGCATTGCTTACAACCACCCTGAGTGTGAGCTAATGGTACTGCTTATCGACGAGCGTCCAGAAGAAGTAACCGAGATGCAGCGCCTGGTTAAAGGTGAAGTGGTTGCGTCAACGTTTGATGAGCCAGCGTCTCGTCACGTACAAGTTGCTGAAATGGTGATCGAGAAAGCGAAACGCTTGGTTGAACACAAGAAAGACGTAGTTATCTTACTTGACTCTATCACTCGTCTAGCTCGTGCATACAACACGGTAGTTCCTTCATCAGGTAAAGTTCTGACTGGTGGTGTCGATGCAAATGCCCTACATCGACCTAAGCGCTTCTTCGGTGCTGCACGTAATGTAGAAGAAGGTGGTAGCCTAACGATTCTTGCGACGGCTCTAGTTGATACTGGTTCTAAAATGGATGAAGTTATCTACGAAGAATTTAAAGGTACAGGTAACATGGAAATCCACCTGAACCGTAAGATCGCTGAGAAACGTGTTTTCCCTGCTATCGACTTCAACCGTTCAGGCACTCGTCGTGAAGAACTTTTGACTAAGAATGAAGAGCTGCAGAAGATGTGGATTTTGCGTAAGATTGTTCATCCGATGGGTGAGATCGACGCGATGGAATTCCTAATCGATAAGCTCGCAATGACTAAGACCAATGATGAGTTCTTTGATGCTATGCGTCGTCAGTAA
- the trxA gene encoding thioredoxin TrxA: protein MSDKILQLTDDGFEADVLNAAGPVLVDFWAEWCGPCKMIAPILDEIADEYEGKLTIGKLNIDQNAGTPPKFGIRGIPTLLLFKDGSVAATKVGALSKTQLKEFLDANL, encoded by the coding sequence ATGAGTGATAAGATTTTGCAGCTAACTGATGACGGTTTTGAAGCCGACGTACTAAACGCTGCAGGCCCGGTTCTTGTTGATTTTTGGGCAGAATGGTGTGGTCCTTGTAAGATGATTGCTCCTATTTTGGACGAAATCGCCGACGAGTACGAAGGCAAACTCACTATCGGTAAACTGAATATCGACCAAAACGCAGGTACTCCACCGAAATTTGGTATTCGTGGTATCCCAACGTTACTACTTTTCAAAGATGGTAGCGTGGCAGCGACGAAAGTAGGTGCTTTATCTAAGACTCAACTAAAAGAGTTTTTGGACGCGAACCTATAA
- the rhlB gene encoding ATP-dependent RNA helicase RhlB, with translation MKKTHITEQKFANLGLHPQVTEGLEKKGFEFCTPIQALALPVLLTGQDIAGQAQTGTGKTLAFLTATFNHLLNTPEHEGRKPTQPRAIIMAPTRELAIQIYNDAEPLTQSTGIKAALAYGGESYDKQLAKLEQGVDVLIGTTGRIIDFYKQRVFNLNNIQAVVLDEADRMFDLGFIKDIRFLFRRMPEPKERLNMLFSATLSYRVQELAFEHMHNPEHVVVEPEVKTGHRIQEELFYPSNEHKMSLLQTLIEEEWPERAIIFANTKHKCESVWGHLAADGHRVGLLTGDVPQKKRERILEQFTKGEVDLLVATDVAARGLHIPQVTHVFNFDLPDDCEDYVHRIGRTGRAGASGHSISFACEDYAINLPPIEEYIEHTIPVSDYDPSALIEDLPAPLRLRSNRPQQRRTNTGGSRSGNRRNHNRSRQRQQKDS, from the coding sequence ATGAAAAAGACGCATATCACAGAGCAAAAGTTCGCCAATTTGGGTTTACACCCCCAAGTTACTGAAGGTTTGGAGAAAAAAGGGTTCGAGTTTTGTACCCCAATCCAAGCTTTGGCGTTGCCGGTACTGCTCACCGGCCAAGACATCGCAGGTCAGGCTCAAACAGGTACAGGGAAAACCCTAGCCTTCCTGACGGCTACTTTTAACCATTTGCTGAACACTCCAGAGCACGAGGGTCGTAAACCAACGCAACCACGTGCCATCATCATGGCACCGACCCGTGAACTGGCAATTCAGATTTACAACGATGCAGAACCTCTCACCCAAAGCACAGGCATCAAAGCAGCTTTAGCTTACGGTGGTGAAAGCTACGACAAGCAGTTGGCGAAGCTTGAGCAAGGCGTCGATGTACTCATTGGCACTACAGGTCGCATTATTGATTTCTATAAGCAACGAGTCTTCAACCTGAACAATATTCAGGCTGTTGTGCTTGATGAAGCCGATCGCATGTTCGACCTTGGTTTCATCAAAGACATCCGTTTCCTATTCCGCCGTATGCCTGAACCCAAAGAGCGCTTGAACATGTTGTTCTCAGCAACACTGTCATACCGTGTTCAAGAGCTGGCTTTCGAACATATGCACAACCCAGAGCACGTTGTGGTGGAACCGGAAGTCAAAACCGGTCACCGCATTCAGGAAGAGCTGTTTTACCCGTCTAACGAACACAAGATGTCTCTGCTACAAACTCTTATTGAAGAAGAGTGGCCAGAGCGCGCGATCATCTTTGCTAATACCAAACACAAATGTGAATCCGTATGGGGTCACCTAGCCGCTGATGGCCACCGTGTAGGCCTATTGACGGGCGATGTACCACAGAAGAAGCGCGAACGCATCTTAGAGCAGTTCACTAAAGGTGAAGTTGACCTGCTAGTGGCGACAGACGTGGCAGCTCGTGGTCTCCACATCCCTCAAGTGACTCACGTGTTTAACTTCGACCTACCTGACGATTGCGAAGATTACGTACACCGCATCGGTCGTACAGGTCGAGCAGGAGCCAGTGGTCACTCAATCAGCTTTGCGTGTGAAGATTATGCGATCAACCTTCCGCCAATTGAAGAGTATATTGAACACACGATTCCTGTGTCTGACTACGACCCAAGTGCTTTGATTGAAGATCTACCAGCACCGTTACGTCTGCGCTCTAACCGTCCGCAGCAACGTCGCACTAATACTGGTGGCTCACGCTCAGGCAACCGTCGTAACCACAACCGCTCTCGTCAACGTCAACAAAAGGATTCTTAA
- the gppA gene encoding guanosine-5'-triphosphate,3'-diphosphate diphosphatase, translating to MSQAVSSPLYAAIDLGSNSFHMLVVRHIDGSVQTMAKIKRKVRLAAGLDSNNALSQEAMQRGWDCLSLFAERLQDIPAQHIRIVGTATLRTATNADVFVEKANQILGHKIDVICGEEEAATIYKGVAHTSGGCGRRLVVDIGGASTELIIGQGFEAKALTSLKMGCVTWLERHFKDRQLTVTNFNHAIEAAKEALRPILEQYTQIGWDVCVGASGTVQALQEIMLAQGMDEVITHAKLKRLQKQAMLADHLEELEIEGLTLERALVFPSGLSILIAIFELLEIDSMTLAGGALREGLVYEMVDELKQDDIRARTIASVQSRYQIDTAYGEQVATLASKLLDQCEAQWITEAQGSILLETAAKLHEIGLTIDFKKGGEHSAYLLQNLDLPGYTRAQKHFLGEISRRYREQLTSLPEQHALSGNSAKRVLRLLRLAVLLTHRRNPDLEPSITLQSQGDKLTLTIAEQWLKANPLTAAELEIEANRQSDIGWPLNIIAK from the coding sequence ATGAGCCAAGCAGTTTCTTCTCCGCTCTACGCTGCCATCGACCTCGGGTCGAACAGTTTTCACATGCTCGTTGTGCGTCATATTGATGGCAGCGTTCAAACTATGGCCAAAATCAAACGTAAGGTTCGTCTTGCCGCAGGGTTAGACAGCAACAATGCGTTAAGCCAAGAGGCCATGCAACGCGGGTGGGACTGCTTGAGTCTCTTTGCCGAGCGACTTCAGGATATCCCAGCTCAACACATTCGCATTGTGGGTACCGCTACACTGCGCACCGCAACCAATGCGGATGTCTTTGTTGAGAAAGCGAATCAGATTCTCGGCCACAAGATTGACGTTATCTGCGGTGAGGAGGAAGCCGCGACCATTTATAAAGGGGTCGCCCACACATCAGGTGGCTGCGGACGACGTTTGGTGGTCGATATTGGCGGTGCCAGTACTGAACTTATTATCGGTCAAGGTTTTGAAGCCAAAGCGCTGACCAGCCTGAAGATGGGTTGTGTCACTTGGCTGGAACGTCACTTTAAAGACCGTCAACTCACCGTAACCAATTTTAATCATGCGATTGAAGCGGCCAAAGAAGCGCTGAGACCTATCCTTGAGCAATACACTCAAATTGGCTGGGACGTGTGCGTTGGTGCTTCTGGTACCGTTCAGGCCTTGCAGGAAATTATGCTGGCGCAAGGTATGGACGAGGTCATTACTCACGCCAAACTCAAGCGTCTGCAAAAACAAGCCATGCTGGCGGATCATTTGGAAGAGCTGGAGATTGAAGGGCTAACGCTAGAGCGCGCATTGGTATTCCCAAGCGGTCTTTCGATTCTCATCGCTATCTTTGAACTGCTAGAAATTGATTCGATGACACTGGCGGGCGGCGCATTACGTGAGGGCTTAGTGTATGAAATGGTCGATGAGCTCAAGCAAGATGACATTCGTGCTCGCACAATTGCCAGTGTACAAAGTCGCTATCAGATTGATACCGCATACGGGGAGCAAGTGGCTACTTTAGCCAGTAAATTACTTGATCAATGTGAAGCCCAGTGGATTACAGAAGCTCAGGGAAGTATTTTGCTCGAAACGGCGGCCAAGCTGCACGAGATCGGTCTGACGATTGATTTCAAGAAAGGCGGCGAACACAGTGCTTACCTGCTACAAAACCTTGATCTTCCGGGTTATACCCGAGCACAAAAACACTTTCTAGGTGAAATCTCGCGTCGTTACCGTGAGCAGCTCACATCTCTACCAGAGCAACACGCACTGTCGGGTAATAGTGCTAAACGAGTCCTGCGCCTGTTGCGTTTGGCGGTTCTTCTCACTCATCGTCGCAACCCAGATTTAGAACCAAGCATCACTCTTCAATCTCAAGGCGATAAGCTAACTTTGACTATCGCGGAACAATGGCTGAAAGCCAACCCTCTGACTGCCGCAGAGTTAGAAATTGAAGCCAACCGCCAAAGTGATATTGGCTGGCCCTTGAATATCATTGCTAAGTAG